The following DNA comes from Candidatus Methylacidiphilum fumarolicum.
GGGATTGAAGATATATCAAAGATTGGTCTTAAGGGATCCCCGACGGTGGTAGGCAAGGTATTTGCTCCGCAAAATACGAGAGGTCCAGCGGAAATGATTGAAGGGGATGAGCCAGAGCTGCTGTGCTCTATCCTAATAGAAAAGCTTTTCGAAAAATATCCAGAAGTGGAAAAAGAAGTCCTTCAACAAGTTCGGTAGCCAAAGAAAGGGAAAGAAAGAAGAGGGGCCAAAGGCGTACTGCGGCTTTAGAAGACCTAAACAGTGCAATAAAGATGAGGCTATGAGTGAGATTGAGGAGAAACCAAAAAATCAGAAAAGAAAGAAGGTTAGTCTAGATCCAAGACTTTCTGAATACAGAGGCATCTGGGTCTTTATCGAACAGGAAGAGGCAAAGGTACATCCTGTGAGTTGGGAACTATTAGGGAAAGCTTGCGTTTTAGCTAAATTTTTAGGGGTCGATGTAGGCGCAGTTGTCTTTGGTGGCAACCAGGAAGTGGTCGATACAATCAGTAAGGATGCTATTGCTTATGGTGCGGATATCGTCTATCAAGTTGTTGATCCCTCTCTTGCTGATTATCGCAGCGATCCGTTTACAGAATGCTTGGTGCAATTGGTCAAAAAATATAAACCGGAAATTCTTCTGCTTGGGGCTACCTCTTTGAGTAGAGATTTAGCTAGCAGTGTGGCTACGTTCCTTGAAACGGGACTGACTGCTGACTGCACCGAGCTGACTATAAACCTAGAAAATCGTAGCTTAGAAGCAACAAGACCGACTTTTGGAGGTAGTCTTCTTTGTACAATTTTAACCCTTAATTACAGGCCACAAATGGCTACGGTAAGACCTGGAGTCTTCCCTATCCCTTTACCTAATACCGACAGGAAGGGAATGATTATAAGGGAACAGCTACAGTTTAATGAAGCAAGCTTTGTTACGAAAGTCTTAGGCTTTATTCCTGATCCATACAAAGCGTCTGAGAGACTGTCCCAGGCTGATGTTGTGATTGGAGGGGGAAGGGGATTAAAACAGGCAAGCCATTTTTCTCTTTTAAGAGAACTGGCTATGCTATTAGGTGGGGAAGTGGGAG
Coding sequences within:
- a CDS encoding electron transfer flavoprotein subunit alpha/FixB family protein, which codes for MSEIEEKPKNQKRKKVSLDPRLSEYRGIWVFIEQEEAKVHPVSWELLGKACVLAKFLGVDVGAVVFGGNQEVVDTISKDAIAYGADIVYQVVDPSLADYRSDPFTECLVQLVKKYKPEILLLGATSLSRDLASSVATFLETGLTADCTELTINLENRSLEATRPTFGGSLLCTILTLNYRPQMATVRPGVFPIPLPNTDRKGMIIREQLQFNEASFVTKVLGFIPDPYKASERLSQADVVIGGGRGLKQASHFSLLRELAMLLGGEVGGTRPVVQAGWLEAERQIGQTGKTIRPKVYIAVGISGAVQHRVGIEKAGTIVAINNDPNAPIFDYADIGIVGDFLEVIPAMIRVVKNKISLKYDCLKKQGVGKAEEL